A window of the Helianthus annuus cultivar XRQ/B chromosome 4, HanXRQr2.0-SUNRISE, whole genome shotgun sequence genome harbors these coding sequences:
- the LOC118491609 gene encoding uncharacterized protein LOC118491609 has product MDFNRHENMPNDFENIPNDQEMQDAFMDPPLCPQITIKVREKWLVLKNLREVMTPAVETAIRQTCFGPFLDNRCTICDSLLLYGVAQLQIPTPFPRIGISYKLQGQLFTFTPKQFCLITGLRFGHSSWSPIDHPNSFRNKYFGAGSTVNFGQIMNMFGNISQFNDADRTRICLLMLIGQGFLGWQKTNAVDNMILDLVDNLEEFRQYPWDNYFWESTYSAIYN; this is encoded by the exons ATGGACTTCAACCGACACGAGAACATGCCGAATGATTTCGAGAATATTCCAAACGACCAAGAGATGCAAGATGCTTTCATGGACCCCCCTTTGTGCCCG CAAATAACTATTAAAGTACGAGAGAAGTGGTTGGTTTTAAAAAATTTGCGTGAAGTGATGACTCCGGCGGTTGAAACAGCTATTAGGCAGACTTGTTTCGGTCCATTTTTAGATAATAGGTGCACCATATGCGATAGCCTTCTTTTATATGGCGTTGCACAACTACAAATACCGACGCCTTTTCCCCGTATTGGGATTTCGTATAAATTACAAGGGCAGCTATTTACATTCACCCCGAAACAGTTTTGTTTAATAACGGGGCTACGTTTTGGGCACAGTTCCTGGTCACCTATAGACCATCCGAACTCATTTAGGAACAAATACTTTGGAGCTGGATCAACTGTTAATTTTGGCCAAATAATGAACATGTTCGGGAACATTAGCCAGTTTAATGATGCTGACCGCACGAGGATATGTCTTCTAATGCTAATCGGTCAAGGTTTTTTGGGTTGGCAAAAAACCAATGCAGTTGATAATATGATTTTAGACCTTGTGGATAACTTAGAAGAATTCAGACAATATCCATGGGATAATTATTTTTGGGAAAGTACTTATAGTGCTATATACAATTAA
- the LOC118491610 gene encoding uncharacterized protein LOC118491610, whose product MGRMKVIIRQRIEMRFHNRILFPPPTPFRSNYENDLISQFKSVLDERLLENNRRLTNMFMGEFSQSYRCSPKQKTVRTPVTVRTPKEEAHTQSDNAVADSFINYDNAYHVSMSPMVNEDFNEDPEIIKLRRSERLIKPAAAVLSPYVAYKRLKDIKAKRLRNEDRQIEFIKHWYPNCGSKHLSLIVGNSVGPNFWESLLGMDGRGWLSDDHIFGWMIHMYHSRNESDRWSILPPYFQNYFRYTAVDYTCKGYFTGHVDPFPSIHTVDEVYVPLYIEGAHWFLGVFNLLNYTLTIYDSLLNAFEKERTDVVCHINFVFNHWLRIHGYNAHRPLPLTYPFRVIYEPDAPQQSGVLGDCGVWVCIFLDRLINKKPLNDDKDTQKTAERMRRQLALLFYDSVLPDTTTDNNLGDDDDPVLEM is encoded by the exons ATGGGACGAATGAAAGTTATAATCCGGCAACGGATCGAGATGAGATTCCACAACAGAATTTTGTTCCCCCCCCCGACCCCGTTTCGATCAAATTACGAGAATGACCTGATTTCACAGTTTAAATCAGTCTTGGACGAGAGGCTGCTAGAGAACAACCGGAGACTTACCAATATGTTCATGGGAGAGTTTTCTCAATCATATCGATGTTCTCCAAAGCAAAAAACGGTCAGGACTCCGGTGACCGTACGAACACCAAAAGAAGAGGCACACACTCAGAGTGATAAT GCTGTTGCCGATTCATTTATCAATTACGATAATGCCTACCACGTCTCTATGAGCCCGATGGTGAATGAAGATTTT AATGAGGATCCTGAAATAATCAAACTGAGACGATCCGAAAGGCTTATAAAGCCCGCAGCAGCTGTGCTATCCCCGTATGTGGCTTACAAAAGATTGAAAGATATAAAAGCCAAAAGGTTAAGAAACGAGGATAGACAAATTGAATTCATCAAGCACTGGTATCCAAATTGCGGCAGTAAACATCTTTCCCTAATAGTTGGGAATTCTGTCGGTCCAAATTTTTGGGAGTCGTTGCTGGGCATGGACGGTCGCGGCTGGTTAAGCGATGAT CATATATTTGGGTGGATGATCCACATGTATCATTCAAGAAATGAAAGTGATCGGTGGAGTATTCTACCCCCATATTTTCAAAATTATTTTCGGTACACGGCCGTCGACTATACCTGTAAAGGTTACTTTACTGGGCATGTTGACCCTTTTCCATCAATACATACTGTTGACGAG GTTTACGTACCGTTGTATATAGAAGGTGCTCACTGGTTTTTAGGCGTTTTCAACCTGCTCAATTACACGCTAACGATATACGACAG CCTTTTAAATGCTTTCGAAAAGGAAAGAACGGATGTGGTGTGTCATATAAATTTTGTGTTTAACCACTGGCTACGAATTCATGGTTACAATGCCCACAGACCATTACCGTTAACTTACCCTTTCCGAGTTATTTATGAGCCTGATGCTCCTCAGCAGTCCGGAGTTTTGGGAGACTGTGGGGTTTGGGTTTGCATATTTCTTGATAGGTTGATAAATAAAAAACCGTTAAACGATGATAAAGATACTCAGAAAACAGCGGAACGTATGCGACGTCAACTTGCTTTACTATTTTATGATTCCGTGTTACCAGATACAACAACTGACAACAaccttggtgatgatgatgatcccGTATTAGAAATGTAA
- the LOC110937621 gene encoding SKP1-like protein 21 — protein sequence MSEPDVIKPEMMKSYIWLQTADGSIQQVEQEVAIFCPFICHEIHAGMGSSKTYPISLPARVNPVTLSLILDYCRFHQVPGRSNKERKSFDEKFIRMDTNRLCELTSAADSLQLKPLVDLTSRALARMIEGKTPEEIRETFHIPDDLTEEEKLEPLKNITDDPRIRLLNRLYARKRKELKEKEKLKNVEVEAEHVDDRSVDELLSFINGENGDSKEVKTAKNKKKNRRRKEQQKNAPPVCANSNTSSSPSNGTKESNGVSSVSRDDRVKGHCLPNISELLKLQDSEDDRFALDDDFDDCDIGDGIDPEIKEQIDREVEDFARRLNSDWPERVQELLSLGQERRPSLYSINGNGCSTKRSNASGLEKHEK from the exons ATGTCAGAACCGGATGTGATTAAACCCGAG ATGATGAAGTCATATATATGGCTTCAAACTGCTGATGGATCGATTCAGCAAGTGGAACAAGAGGTTGCCATATTTTGTCCTTTCATATGTCACGAGATACATGCAGGCATGGGTTCTTCAAAAACATATCCAATTTCTCTTCCAGCACGAGTCAATCCCGTTACATTAAGTTTAATACTTGATTATTGTCGGTTCCATCAAGTCCCAGGCCGCTCTAACAAG GAGCGCAAGTCATTTGATGAAAAGTTTATCCGTATGGACACAAATAGGCTGTGTGAATTAACTTCCGCTGCTGACAGTCTGCAATTAAAGCCGTTAGTTGATCTTACCAGTAGAGCACTTGCAAGAATGATTGAAGGAAAAACTCCTGAAGAAATACGTGAAACTTTTCACATACCTGATGATCTAACAGAG GAAGAAAAGCTGGagcctttgaaaaatataaccgATGACCCGCGTATACGATTGTTGAATAGACTTTACGCAAGAAAGAGGAAAGAActaaaagaaaaagagaaactcAAG AACGTTGAAGTTGAAGCAGAGCATGTAGATGATCGTTCAGTGGATGAGCTCTTGTCGTTTATTAATGGAGAAAATGGAG ATTCCAAGGAAGTAAAAACAgcaaagaacaaaaagaaaaaccGTAGAAGAAAGGAGCAACAAAAGAACGCTCCTCCTGTATGCGCTAATTCAAACACCTCTTCATCTCCAAGCAATGGCACAAAG GAATCGAATGGTGTTAGTTCTGTAAGTCGTGACGATAGGGTGAAAGGTCATTGTCTACCGAATATCAGTGAGCTTTTGAAGTTGCAAGATTCAGAAGATGATAGATTTGCacttgatgatgattttgatgattGCGACATAGGAGATGGCATAGATCCTGAAATTAAAGAGCAAATTGACAG GGAAGTAGAGGACTTTGCTAGAAGGTTGAATTCTGATTGGCCAGAAAGAGTGCAAGAGCTTTTATCACTAGGCCAAGAACGAAGACCAAGTTTATATTCTATTAACGGAAATGGTTGCTCAACGAAACGTTCAA ATGCATCAGGGCTGGAGAAGCATGAGAAGTGA